From Synoicihabitans lomoniglobus, the proteins below share one genomic window:
- a CDS encoding ABC transporter permease: MKQWGRTGWLLAVVGVVLLAMAIMAPGFYEPQPLLSLFTRKAPLLVMVTGMTLVILTRQIDISVGSVFSVAGVVAAIAAAAGWPLPLVFAAAMASGALLGACNAVLVAGLGLPSIVVTLAMMVAVRQGLNLGRQGRFVELPEGVQWFGWGQLTGQVVVLAIAVVVTVTVAWGLRHLAVGRWVYAVGSDAEAARLAGIRPRRVTFGALVAMGMFAGLAAALNMVQSPQLQPSSGTGFELEVIAAVVVGGVAISGGRGRLSGACVGLVLLMLVAPALTHLRVPAYWEKAIQGAVILAAAWSERERKKVAAVAVAEGPAA, from the coding sequence ATGAAGCAGTGGGGACGAACCGGATGGCTGCTCGCCGTGGTGGGTGTGGTGTTGCTGGCGATGGCGATTATGGCGCCGGGCTTTTACGAGCCGCAGCCGCTGTTGTCGTTGTTCACGCGTAAGGCGCCGTTGTTGGTGATGGTGACGGGCATGACGCTGGTGATCCTGACCCGGCAGATCGATATTTCGGTGGGATCGGTGTTCTCAGTGGCGGGGGTGGTGGCGGCGATCGCGGCGGCGGCGGGTTGGCCGTTGCCACTGGTATTCGCGGCGGCGATGGCGAGCGGGGCGTTGCTCGGCGCGTGCAACGCGGTGTTGGTGGCGGGGCTCGGGCTGCCGTCGATCGTGGTGACGTTGGCCATGATGGTCGCGGTGCGCCAGGGATTGAACCTCGGCCGGCAAGGACGGTTCGTGGAATTACCCGAAGGCGTGCAGTGGTTTGGCTGGGGCCAATTGACCGGACAGGTGGTGGTATTGGCGATCGCGGTGGTGGTGACGGTGACCGTAGCGTGGGGGCTGCGGCATCTGGCGGTGGGGCGCTGGGTTTATGCGGTGGGATCGGACGCGGAGGCGGCCCGACTCGCGGGGATTCGGCCGCGACGCGTGACGTTTGGCGCGTTGGTGGCGATGGGCATGTTCGCGGGATTGGCGGCGGCGTTGAACATGGTGCAATCGCCGCAGCTGCAGCCGTCGTCGGGCACGGGGTTTGAGTTGGAAGTAATCGCGGCGGTGGTCGTGGGCGGGGTGGCTATTTCGGGCGGGCGGGGTCGACTCAGCGGGGCGTGTGTCGGTTTGGTTTTGCTCATGTTGGTGGCGCCGGCGCTGACGCATCTGCGCGTGCCGGCCTATTGGGAAAAAGCGATTCAGGGCGCGGTGATTTTGGCGGCGGCGTGGTCGGAGCGGGAGCGTAAAAAAGTCGCCGCGGTGGCGGTTGCGGAAGGGCCCGCCGCATGA
- a CDS encoding ABC transporter permease yields the protein MSEVKSNWRAWLARPETILAILLVVEWLLFWHFGTTTNRRGVVVGFGTMDRQFDLLRHSCEIGLLALALTPVILTGGIDLSVGSLLGLCAVVFGGLWQSFGLPVGVAALATVAVGGVAGGINAGLVAKVRLPPLIVTLGTYSLFRGVAEGMTQGSATYTGFPAGFLALGQGRWLGVPTQLWLFAVVALLVWLQVHRTTLGRVWRAVGFAPEGARYAGLRVGRVTAWAYVMAGMIAGLAAVIYTARLGQARADAGTGYELFAITAVVLGGTSIFGGRGGVVGTLLGVAAIAVLKSGLATLPIVVKMNAAEEISGLLTGALLIAALAAGAVPRWWKSRVTS from the coding sequence ATGAGCGAAGTGAAATCAAATTGGCGGGCCTGGCTGGCCCGGCCGGAAACGATATTGGCGATTCTATTGGTGGTGGAGTGGCTGTTGTTTTGGCACTTTGGCACCACGACCAACCGGCGTGGTGTGGTGGTCGGTTTTGGCACGATGGATCGCCAGTTCGACCTGTTGCGGCATTCGTGCGAAATCGGTCTGTTGGCGTTGGCGCTGACGCCGGTGATTTTGACGGGAGGAATCGATTTATCGGTGGGGTCGCTGTTGGGGCTATGTGCGGTGGTGTTTGGTGGGTTGTGGCAGAGCTTTGGCTTGCCGGTGGGCGTGGCCGCACTGGCGACCGTGGCGGTGGGCGGGGTGGCGGGCGGCATCAATGCGGGGCTGGTGGCGAAGGTGAGGTTGCCGCCGCTGATTGTGACGTTGGGCACCTATTCGTTGTTTCGAGGGGTGGCTGAGGGCATGACGCAGGGCTCGGCCACCTACACGGGGTTTCCGGCGGGATTTCTGGCACTGGGGCAGGGACGTTGGCTGGGCGTGCCCACGCAATTGTGGTTGTTCGCAGTAGTGGCGCTATTGGTCTGGCTGCAGGTGCATCGCACTACGTTGGGGCGGGTTTGGCGCGCGGTGGGATTTGCGCCCGAAGGCGCACGCTACGCGGGGCTGCGCGTGGGGCGGGTGACGGCCTGGGCCTATGTGATGGCAGGCATGATCGCGGGGCTTGCGGCGGTGATTTACACGGCACGGCTCGGGCAGGCGCGGGCGGATGCGGGCACGGGCTACGAACTCTTTGCGATCACGGCGGTCGTGTTGGGCGGCACGAGTATCTTTGGCGGGCGGGGTGGCGTGGTGGGCACCTTGCTGGGCGTGGCGGCGATCGCAGTGTTGAAGAGTGGACTCGCGACGCTGCCGATTGTGGTCAAAATGAACGCGGCTGAAGAAATTTCCGGCCTCCTCACCGGTGCGTTGTTGATCGCGGCCTTGGCGGCCGGAGCAGTGCCGCGCTGGTGGAAATCCCGCGTGACCTCCTGA
- the nadD gene encoding nicotinate-nucleotide adenylyltransferase gives MKIGLMGGSFDPVHFGHLVAAQDAMEQHRLDRVILLPAAQAPLKAHEVFTSGEHRVAMLRAAVDWDHRFEVSDFEVSQGGVSYTIETVRHFRKQFPADELYWIMGGDQLPKLDQWRDIAELAELTEFIFLERPGHPAKTAPAIPGLRLHRCDGHLIEISSTELRERILRGLSLDYFVPHNAIVYIHEHALYGRKD, from the coding sequence GTGAAAATAGGACTCATGGGTGGAAGCTTCGATCCGGTGCACTTCGGGCATTTGGTCGCGGCGCAAGATGCGATGGAGCAACACCGGCTCGATCGCGTGATCCTGTTGCCGGCGGCGCAAGCGCCGCTCAAAGCCCACGAGGTTTTCACGTCGGGGGAGCACCGGGTGGCGATGTTGCGGGCGGCGGTGGACTGGGACCACCGGTTCGAGGTGTCCGATTTCGAGGTGAGCCAGGGCGGGGTGAGCTATACGATCGAAACGGTGCGGCACTTCCGGAAGCAATTTCCGGCGGACGAGCTCTATTGGATCATGGGCGGCGATCAATTGCCCAAACTCGACCAATGGCGTGACATCGCGGAGTTGGCGGAACTGACCGAATTCATCTTCCTCGAACGTCCGGGACATCCGGCCAAAACGGCACCGGCCATCCCCGGTTTGCGGCTGCATCGCTGCGACGGCCACTTGATTGAAATCAGCTCCACGGAGCTGCGGGAGCGGATTTTGCGCGGGTTGTCCCTCGACTATTTCGTGCCGCATAACGCGATTGTGTATATCCACGAGCATGCGTTGTATGGGCGGAAAGACTAA
- a CDS encoding sugar ABC transporter ATP-binding protein translates to MSSPPLSLHGISKSFGAVRALSGLDFELAEGEVHAVLGENGAGKSTLIKLITGALEPSAGTIEIFGDAESRLTPQAARAKGVACIYQQPALFPDLSVAENIGLRLEETRGGARVAWRAREERAAVLLAKCGARIDPRTEVRELSMPEQQLVEIACAIGAEARIVIMDEPTASLTRSEQERLFAIVREFKASGRSVIYISHRLEEVFALADRVTVLRDGTSVGTHAITDLDEASAIALMVGREVELTVPRGAVDGDGPDHTVLALTGVGCTASGVREVTLDVGAGEVMGLAGLVGAGRTELARILFGLTPADAGRICLDGAEILPRSPAEAMAHGIAYVPEDRRQHGVVLELPIAQNVSLASFGRLFRGGWLNATRERQLGRDYIDRLAVKTTGPDALAGSLSGGNQQKVALARWLATAPRLLILDEPTQGVDVGAKGEIHRLIREQADAGMAVLMISSDLPEVLAVSDRIGVMRGGRLAGILPGGSSAEHVMGMALGRDKNGETAA, encoded by the coding sequence TTGAGTTCCCCTCCGCTTTCGCTTCATGGTATCAGCAAGTCCTTCGGGGCGGTGCGGGCTTTGTCGGGTTTGGACTTCGAGTTGGCGGAAGGGGAAGTGCATGCGGTGCTGGGCGAAAACGGGGCGGGCAAAAGCACGTTGATCAAACTGATTACCGGAGCCTTGGAGCCGAGCGCGGGAACGATTGAAATTTTTGGCGACGCGGAGTCGCGACTGACGCCGCAAGCCGCGCGGGCGAAGGGCGTGGCGTGCATTTATCAGCAACCCGCGCTGTTTCCGGATCTGTCGGTGGCCGAGAACATCGGCTTGCGGCTGGAGGAAACGCGCGGAGGCGCACGCGTGGCCTGGCGAGCGCGGGAGGAACGGGCGGCGGTGTTGTTGGCCAAGTGTGGGGCGCGGATCGATCCGCGAACGGAAGTCCGCGAACTCTCGATGCCGGAGCAACAGTTGGTCGAGATCGCCTGTGCGATCGGAGCGGAGGCGCGGATTGTGATCATGGATGAACCGACGGCGTCGCTGACGCGGTCGGAGCAAGAGCGATTGTTTGCCATCGTGCGGGAGTTCAAAGCGAGCGGGCGCAGTGTGATTTATATCTCCCACCGGTTGGAGGAAGTGTTTGCACTCGCTGATCGGGTGACGGTGTTGCGAGACGGCACGAGCGTCGGCACCCATGCCATCACGGATCTCGATGAAGCGTCGGCGATCGCGTTGATGGTCGGTCGCGAAGTGGAACTGACGGTGCCGCGGGGCGCGGTCGACGGCGATGGGCCCGATCACACGGTGTTGGCGTTGACCGGAGTCGGTTGCACGGCGTCGGGCGTGCGCGAGGTTACCCTGGATGTGGGGGCGGGTGAGGTGATGGGCTTGGCGGGACTGGTGGGAGCGGGGCGCACGGAGCTGGCCCGGATATTGTTTGGGCTCACTCCGGCGGACGCGGGTCGCATTTGCTTGGACGGAGCGGAGATTCTGCCGCGCAGTCCGGCCGAAGCGATGGCCCATGGGATCGCTTACGTGCCGGAGGACCGGCGGCAGCACGGCGTGGTGCTGGAGTTGCCGATCGCGCAGAACGTTTCGTTGGCATCGTTTGGGCGGCTCTTTCGCGGGGGCTGGCTCAATGCGACTAGGGAACGCCAGTTGGGCCGTGACTACATTGACCGGTTGGCGGTGAAAACGACCGGACCGGATGCGTTGGCGGGGAGCTTGAGCGGGGGCAATCAGCAGAAGGTGGCGCTGGCGCGATGGCTGGCCACGGCGCCGCGGTTATTGATTTTGGATGAACCGACTCAAGGCGTGGATGTGGGCGCGAAGGGCGAGATTCATCGGTTGATTCGAGAGCAGGCCGACGCGGGCATGGCGGTGCTCATGATTTCGAGTGACCTACCGGAAGTGTTGGCGGTGAGCGATCGCATCGGCGTGATGCGGGGCGGGCGCTTGGCGGGCATATTGCCCGGTGGCAGCAGTGCCGAGCATGTGATGGGTATGGCGTTGGGCCGCGACAAAAACGGGGAGACGGCGGCATGA
- a CDS encoding substrate-binding domain-containing protein, whose amino-acid sequence MKTPRIPLFRFLMVWLLGATIASAADQQLLVAMLPKAKGNAYFLSCKEGADRAAAELGVELLFDGPTETNAAKQNEIVENWITYGVDVIAVAAENKEGLSTALRRAQRDGIPVVTYDADALPDARSFFVNQATPQGIGYKLMDEAARICGEEGEFAIITATLTAANQREWQRHVEARLAERYPKMKLVAVRPSDDLKDRAQSEATALMSAHPNLKLLMALCSPAVPGAAEAVKQSGKTGKVKVIGLGLPSENRRYVHEGVTEGVVLWNTVDLGYLAIQTAVGVARGTLKPGATTFDAGDLGQVEVAGDNVLLGEPFLFTADNIDDFDF is encoded by the coding sequence ATGAAAACTCCCCGAATTCCCCTGTTTCGATTTCTGATGGTATGGCTGCTGGGCGCGACGATCGCTTCGGCGGCGGACCAGCAACTGTTGGTCGCCATGTTGCCGAAGGCGAAAGGCAACGCCTACTTCCTGTCTTGCAAAGAAGGGGCGGATCGCGCGGCGGCGGAGCTCGGGGTCGAGCTGCTCTTTGATGGGCCGACCGAGACGAACGCGGCCAAGCAAAATGAGATTGTGGAGAACTGGATCACTTACGGCGTCGACGTGATTGCGGTGGCGGCGGAGAACAAGGAAGGCCTTTCCACGGCACTGCGACGGGCGCAGCGCGATGGCATTCCGGTGGTGACCTACGATGCGGACGCGTTGCCGGATGCGCGGTCGTTTTTTGTGAACCAGGCCACGCCGCAGGGGATCGGTTACAAGTTGATGGACGAAGCGGCGCGGATTTGTGGTGAGGAAGGGGAGTTCGCCATCATCACGGCGACGTTGACGGCGGCGAACCAACGCGAATGGCAGCGGCACGTGGAGGCGCGGCTGGCGGAACGTTATCCCAAGATGAAACTGGTGGCGGTGCGACCGAGCGACGATTTGAAGGATCGTGCGCAAAGCGAGGCGACGGCGTTGATGAGCGCGCATCCAAATTTGAAGCTGTTGATGGCGCTGTGCTCACCGGCGGTGCCGGGAGCGGCGGAAGCAGTGAAACAGTCGGGCAAGACCGGAAAAGTGAAGGTCATCGGGCTCGGACTCCCCAGTGAGAATCGACGCTATGTCCATGAAGGTGTCACGGAGGGCGTGGTGTTGTGGAACACGGTGGATCTCGGATACCTCGCGATTCAGACGGCTGTCGGCGTGGCGCGCGGCACGCTGAAGCCCGGGGCGACGACCTTTGACGCGGGTGACTTGGGGCAGGTCGAAGTCGCGGGTGACAACGTGTTGCTCGGGGAACCGTTCCTGTTTACGGCCGACAACATCGACGACTTCGATTTCTGA